Proteins encoded within one genomic window of Meiothermus sp. Pnk-1:
- the soxZ gene encoding thiosulfate oxidation carrier complex protein SoxZ — translation MAIRTLARLTPPKPKTGETFKLQVVAQHPMEPGTRKDEKGNLIPAYYIDQVEVYFEGQKVASILPEPGVSANPLFSLAFQAGQPGTFTVKLKDNKGDTGEASVKLELA, via the coding sequence ATGGCCATTCGTACCTTAGCCCGCCTGACCCCCCCCAAGCCCAAAACGGGGGAAACCTTCAAGCTACAGGTGGTCGCCCAGCACCCCATGGAGCCGGGCACCCGCAAGGACGAGAAGGGTAACCTCATCCCCGCCTACTACATTGACCAGGTAGAGGTGTACTTCGAAGGGCAGAAGGTAGCGAGCATCCTGCCCGAACCCGGGGTGAGCGCCAACCCGCTCTTCAGCCTGGCCTTCCAGGCCGGGCAACCGGGTACCTTCACCGTCAAGCTCAAGGACAACAAGGGGGATACCGGGGAGGCCTCCGTCAAGCTGGAGCTGGCCTAG
- the soxA gene encoding sulfur oxidation c-type cytochrome SoxA: MWRWIWLLSLLPLALVLAQGDSAQSAKEELARQKELLRQTMGILPTELVTEQGKEVFFRKGPSGKSMEACDFGLGAGVIKGAMARLPRYFPDTQRVDDLDTRIVYCMTQVQGYKPEEAKRPDVVAVAFYLASQSQGEQVQVALSTPQEQTLYALGEKLFYARSGSRDMGCAACHVDYVGRRAGPLFYADVLGEDRSWTHWPAYRYSNDQSWTMEDRIRACYGNLGHPRPDFYSVPIIALELFMAHKTNGAKLEESPAFVR, from the coding sequence ATGTGGAGATGGATCTGGCTGCTGTCGCTGCTCCCGCTGGCGCTGGTGCTGGCCCAAGGGGACAGCGCCCAAAGCGCCAAGGAGGAACTGGCCCGGCAAAAAGAACTCCTGCGTCAGACCATGGGGATTCTGCCCACCGAGCTGGTCACCGAGCAGGGCAAGGAGGTCTTCTTCCGCAAAGGACCCAGCGGCAAGAGCATGGAGGCCTGCGATTTCGGCCTGGGCGCGGGGGTGATCAAAGGGGCCATGGCCCGGCTCCCCCGCTACTTCCCCGATACCCAGCGGGTGGACGACCTGGACACCCGCATCGTCTACTGCATGACCCAGGTGCAAGGGTACAAGCCGGAGGAAGCCAAGCGCCCCGATGTGGTGGCGGTGGCGTTTTACCTGGCCAGCCAGTCTCAGGGGGAGCAGGTGCAGGTGGCGCTCTCCACCCCCCAGGAGCAAACCCTGTACGCCCTTGGGGAAAAGCTCTTCTACGCCCGCAGCGGCAGCCGGGATATGGGCTGCGCAGCCTGCCACGTGGACTACGTGGGCCGGCGGGCGGGCCCCCTGTTCTATGCCGATGTGCTGGGAGAGGACCGCTCCTGGACCCACTGGCCCGCCTACCGCTACTCCAACGACCAGAGCTGGACCATGGAGGACCGCATCCGCGCCTGTTATGGCAACCTAGGCCATCCGCGCCCCGATTTCTACTCGGTCCCCATCATCGCCCTCGAGCTGTTCATGGCCCACAAGACCAACGGGGCCAAGCTCGAGGAGTCCCCCGCCTTCGTGCGCTGA
- the soxX gene encoding sulfur oxidation c-type cytochrome SoxX, with protein MRKIVLALLGFSLLLALGQSGSPFTPEEQKLLQGAGREFYLALAEQPKDQALCSLYKDKLPADQLPGFLQEQKARIKYPAKLMGDWKKGGAIFNDMAKANCFSCHFGSPVYWGGNVGPSLEKYGQRGQSEAIQRYTYEVVYNSWAYFPCTVMYRFGVHGLLTPEEIADVVAYLLDPASDFNTKPAATGSR; from the coding sequence ATGCGCAAAATCGTCCTGGCGCTGTTGGGCTTTTCGCTGCTGCTGGCCCTGGGGCAAAGCGGCAGCCCCTTCACCCCGGAGGAGCAAAAGCTTCTCCAGGGCGCGGGCCGGGAGTTCTACCTGGCCCTGGCCGAGCAACCCAAGGATCAGGCCCTCTGCTCGCTGTACAAGGATAAGCTCCCCGCGGATCAGCTCCCCGGGTTCTTGCAGGAGCAGAAGGCCCGCATCAAATACCCCGCGAAGCTCATGGGGGATTGGAAAAAGGGCGGGGCCATCTTCAACGACATGGCCAAGGCCAACTGCTTCAGCTGCCACTTTGGCTCCCCGGTGTACTGGGGAGGGAACGTGGGCCCCAGCCTGGAGAAGTACGGGCAGCGGGGCCAGTCCGAGGCCATCCAGCGCTATACCTACGAGGTGGTCTACAACTCCTGGGCCTACTTCCCCTGCACGGTGATGTACCGCTTCGGGGTGCACGGCCTCCTCACCCCGGAGGAGATCGCCGACGTGGTGGCGTACCTGTTGGATCCCGCCTCGGACTTCAACACCAAGCCCGCCGCCACCGGGAGCAGATGA
- the soxB gene encoding thiosulfohydrolase SoxB has product MTRRELIGLLLALGLSSPKALAQALEKPEGLYDLPPYGDFTLLYLTDLHGQLRPHHYMEPPNLLAPRPLLGQPGYLSGMAFLRYYGIQPGSPLAYLGSYVDLAALAERFGPIGGAPQITQLIRSQKEAAQGPVLVLDGGDNWTNSGPSLRTRGEALVDWMNLSGFQHMVYHWEYTLGRARVEELEKKLKAQVLSYNTTDDAFGDPVYPAYALYPAGRYTVGVIGLTYPYIKVSHPEEFSEGLSFGIKEQALQKTVDELRAKKVDAVVLLSHGGLPLDMALAQRIRGIDLILSGHTHDLTPVRLRVGKTFIVAGGSGGKVLSRIDLALVRGGIANLRLRLLPVFSRVLPEDPEAKALVERVYRENPDLLEPIAQVESLLYKRDTLYSTLDELACRAIEAHYPEAEVIFSPGTRWGTTLLPGEALTLDRILAYTGFTYPEVYVFKLRGEQIKGLLEDVAANVFTPDPFYQQGGDMSRTYGISYTLDIDAPLGKRIRELEVRGRPLEPSREYRVAAYGGRLQRLGTPVEGLTPRPVYELIVEYAGQTGRVHLPPRPNVRVPERNYHLPGGSG; this is encoded by the coding sequence ATGACCCGACGCGAGCTCATCGGCCTGCTCCTGGCCCTGGGGCTTTCCTCGCCCAAAGCCCTGGCCCAGGCCCTGGAGAAGCCGGAGGGCCTGTACGACCTCCCCCCTTACGGAGACTTCACCCTGCTGTACCTTACCGACCTGCACGGCCAGCTCCGGCCGCACCACTACATGGAACCGCCCAACCTCCTCGCGCCCCGGCCCCTGCTGGGGCAGCCCGGCTACCTGAGCGGCATGGCCTTCCTGCGCTACTACGGCATCCAGCCGGGTAGCCCTTTGGCCTACCTGGGCAGCTACGTGGACTTAGCGGCCCTGGCCGAGCGCTTCGGCCCCATCGGGGGCGCTCCGCAGATCACCCAGCTCATCCGCAGCCAAAAGGAGGCCGCGCAGGGGCCGGTGCTGGTGCTGGACGGGGGCGACAACTGGACCAACTCCGGCCCCTCCTTGCGCACCCGGGGCGAGGCGTTGGTGGACTGGATGAACCTCAGCGGTTTCCAGCACATGGTCTACCACTGGGAGTACACCCTGGGGCGGGCCCGGGTGGAGGAGCTGGAGAAGAAGCTCAAGGCCCAGGTCCTGAGCTACAACACCACCGACGACGCCTTCGGGGATCCCGTGTATCCGGCTTACGCCCTTTACCCGGCGGGGCGCTACACCGTGGGGGTGATCGGGCTCACCTACCCCTATATCAAAGTTTCCCATCCAGAGGAATTCTCCGAAGGCCTTTCCTTCGGCATCAAAGAGCAAGCGTTACAGAAAACCGTGGACGAGCTCAGGGCCAAGAAAGTGGACGCGGTGGTCTTGCTCTCCCATGGGGGATTGCCGCTGGATATGGCCCTGGCCCAGCGCATCCGGGGCATCGACCTGATCCTCTCGGGCCACACCCATGACCTCACCCCCGTACGCCTCCGGGTGGGAAAGACCTTTATCGTCGCGGGGGGGTCGGGGGGCAAGGTGCTCTCCCGGATTGACCTGGCCCTCGTGCGCGGGGGGATAGCCAACCTCCGGCTCCGGCTTCTCCCGGTGTTCTCCCGGGTGCTGCCCGAAGATCCCGAGGCCAAGGCCCTGGTCGAGCGGGTCTACCGGGAGAACCCCGACCTGCTCGAGCCCATCGCCCAGGTGGAGAGCCTGCTCTACAAGCGCGACACCCTGTACTCCACCCTAGACGAGCTGGCCTGCCGGGCCATCGAGGCGCACTACCCAGAGGCCGAGGTGATCTTCAGCCCCGGCACCCGCTGGGGCACCACCCTGCTGCCGGGGGAGGCGCTGACCCTGGACCGCATCCTGGCCTATACCGGCTTCACCTACCCCGAGGTGTACGTGTTCAAGCTCCGGGGGGAGCAGATCAAGGGCCTCCTCGAGGACGTGGCGGCCAACGTCTTTACCCCCGACCCCTTCTATCAACAAGGCGGGGACATGAGCCGGACGTATGGGATCAGCTATACCCTGGACATCGACGCCCCTCTGGGAAAGCGGATCCGGGAGCTCGAGGTCCGGGGCCGCCCGCTCGAGCCGAGCCGGGAGTACCGGGTGGCCGCTTACGGGGGCCGGCTCCAGCGGCTGGGCACGCCGGTAGAAGGGCTCACCCCGCGACCTGTCTACGAACTGATCGTGGAGTACGCCGGACAAACGGGCCGGGTGCACCTACCCCCGAGGCCCAACGTGCGCGTACCGGAGCGCAACTACCACCTTCCCGGAGGGAGCGGATGA
- the soxX gene encoding sulfur oxidation c-type cytochrome SoxX yields MKHRVILIGVLTFLGLATSQPSPFKTRLEGAIRSGGDSYAQVLLAQDPAQRLCTQYRGQLPGALLPQFLQEQKALIQYPAGGKLLGDWRNGEQVFTDPKRGNCYACHQGDPKQLAYGTMGPSLTGYGSRGASEAVLRYTYEKIYNSWAYVPCSLMYRGGVHGLFTPEETADLVAFLVDPHSPINQR; encoded by the coding sequence ATGAAGCACAGAGTGATCCTGATCGGCGTCCTAACCTTTTTGGGGCTGGCCACTTCCCAGCCGAGCCCTTTCAAGACCCGCCTCGAGGGTGCGATCCGCTCCGGCGGGGATTCCTACGCCCAGGTGCTCCTGGCCCAGGACCCGGCCCAGCGGCTGTGCACCCAGTACCGCGGCCAGCTTCCCGGCGCGCTGTTGCCGCAGTTCCTCCAGGAGCAGAAGGCCCTCATCCAATACCCCGCGGGGGGAAAACTGCTGGGGGATTGGCGCAACGGGGAACAGGTGTTCACCGACCCCAAGCGGGGCAACTGCTACGCCTGCCACCAGGGCGACCCCAAGCAACTGGCCTACGGAACCATGGGTCCGAGCTTGACCGGCTACGGATCCCGGGGCGCCTCGGAAGCGGTGCTGCGCTATACCTATGAGAAGATCTACAACTCCTGGGCCTACGTACCCTGCTCGCTGATGTACCGCGGCGGGGTGCACGGGCTCTTCACCCCCGAGGAGACCGCCGATTTGGTGGCGTTCCTGGTCGACCCCCACTCCCCCATCAACCAGAGGTGA
- the soxA gene encoding sulfur oxidation c-type cytochrome SoxA yields the protein MRKRMTLTLLLMATATLFALSQQEKPLDPFEEAMKQRQQYLQSFGLLPGDLFAAQGEELFHTQRGPKGKSLEGCDFGLGPGKLEGAYARLPRYFPDTGKVEDLETRIVSCMERLQGFRPEEIKRDEVVALTTFVASKSSQAKMAVRPQHPAELAMYNLGRELWYTRAGPRDMSCAVCHDSYAGKRVRLSPVMSPKQGLGGEWPAYRFEEDRMYTFENRIQFCYTSVGIPAPAFYSEPQIALTMYILAEASKAGHSFQELPFFTR from the coding sequence ATGCGCAAGCGCATGACCCTGACCCTTCTGCTCATGGCCACGGCGACGCTATTCGCCCTGTCCCAGCAGGAAAAACCCCTCGACCCCTTCGAGGAGGCCATGAAACAGCGCCAGCAGTACCTGCAAAGCTTTGGCCTCCTCCCCGGGGATCTCTTCGCCGCACAGGGAGAGGAGCTGTTCCATACCCAGCGGGGCCCCAAAGGGAAGAGCCTGGAGGGGTGTGACTTCGGCCTCGGGCCGGGCAAGCTCGAGGGGGCCTATGCCCGCCTCCCCCGCTACTTCCCCGATACCGGCAAGGTGGAGGACCTGGAGACGCGCATCGTGAGCTGCATGGAACGCCTCCAGGGCTTCAGGCCGGAGGAGATCAAGCGCGACGAGGTGGTGGCGCTGACCACCTTTGTGGCTTCCAAATCCAGCCAGGCCAAGATGGCGGTCCGCCCCCAGCACCCGGCCGAACTGGCCATGTACAACCTGGGCCGCGAGCTTTGGTACACCCGCGCCGGGCCTCGGGACATGAGCTGCGCGGTCTGCCACGACAGCTACGCCGGGAAGCGGGTGCGGCTCTCCCCGGTGATGAGCCCCAAGCAGGGCTTAGGGGGGGAGTGGCCGGCCTATCGCTTCGAGGAAGACCGGATGTACACCTTCGAAAACCGCATCCAGTTCTGCTACACCTCGGTGGGCATCCCGGCCCCGGCGTTCTACTCGGAGCCGCAGATCGCCCTCACCATGTACATCCTGGCCGAGGCCAGCAAGGCCGGGCACAGCTTCCAGGAGCTGCCTTTCTTCACCCGCTAG
- a CDS encoding rhodanese-like domain-containing protein: MLSRRRLLALLPLLPVDDLLRDRASPVHRWARAQGRCEGWTACFGDFIRRVPPASYLVYPTEARDLLLFDPFVLDVRTREERQRGYIPGSVHIYAGEVPDRLSELPQDHGALILVYCGSGSVSAVIAAYLQALGYANAKNIAHGFKGWLDAGLPVEGEGP; the protein is encoded by the coding sequence ATGCTCTCCCGCAGACGGCTCCTGGCCCTCCTTCCCTTGCTTCCCGTGGACGATCTCCTTCGGGACCGGGCCAGCCCGGTACACCGGTGGGCAAGGGCCCAGGGCCGGTGTGAGGGCTGGACGGCGTGTTTTGGCGATTTCATCCGGCGGGTCCCCCCGGCCAGCTACCTGGTCTACCCCACCGAGGCGCGCGACCTGCTGCTATTCGACCCCTTTGTCCTGGACGTGCGCACCCGCGAGGAGCGGCAGCGGGGGTATATCCCGGGCTCGGTGCACATCTACGCCGGGGAGGTACCCGACCGGCTTTCCGAGCTGCCCCAGGACCACGGCGCCCTGATCCTGGTCTACTGCGGCAGCGGCAGCGTGAGCGCGGTGATCGCGGCTTACCTGCAGGCGTTGGGCTACGCCAACGCCAAGAACATCGCCCACGGCTTCAAAGGCTGGCTGGACGCCGGCCTACCTGTGGAAGGAGAGGGACCATGA
- a CDS encoding translation initiation factor 2 has product MKSLWILGVGLGLAWAQSVQVEVKGELAQVEAQALAALKANGLEPDRVLNLGEQIRQVTGASFPEYHLVVLKPEAGSLAAAAKNPMAAIVLPPTVYLHAAKAGVTTVGTFDGRLLFNLLGVAGPETDALVSRLEASLGRLGQLERIAPAVMPDPQSGMRPALLYFVSGAKAEDMVLLLEGELTARGLNLTPNLKVGPVTVILPCKSEWARIMFSAQPAGGFAAPCRFFAVDVPGGALVGAIEPMLMTIMPGVMGSPAVAMLQEAKKTITEVLESTGGVPYRPGQ; this is encoded by the coding sequence ATGAAAAGCCTCTGGATTTTGGGAGTGGGGTTGGGCTTGGCCTGGGCGCAGTCGGTCCAGGTAGAGGTGAAGGGGGAGCTGGCCCAGGTCGAGGCGCAGGCCCTGGCCGCTTTGAAGGCCAACGGCCTCGAGCCCGACCGCGTCTTGAACCTGGGGGAGCAGATCCGGCAGGTCACCGGGGCCTCGTTCCCCGAGTACCACCTGGTGGTGCTCAAGCCCGAGGCCGGAAGCCTGGCCGCCGCCGCCAAAAACCCCATGGCGGCCATCGTCCTCCCCCCCACCGTCTACCTCCACGCGGCCAAGGCCGGGGTGACCACGGTGGGGACCTTCGACGGACGGCTGCTGTTCAACCTGCTGGGCGTCGCCGGTCCCGAAACCGACGCGCTCGTCTCGCGGCTCGAGGCCAGCCTGGGCCGGTTGGGCCAGCTCGAGCGCATCGCTCCGGCCGTGATGCCCGATCCCCAGTCGGGGATGAGGCCGGCCCTGCTCTACTTCGTGAGCGGGGCCAAGGCCGAGGACATGGTCCTCCTGCTCGAGGGCGAGCTCACCGCCCGCGGCCTCAACCTCACCCCCAACCTCAAGGTCGGGCCGGTCACGGTGATCCTGCCCTGCAAGAGCGAGTGGGCCCGGATCATGTTCAGCGCCCAACCCGCCGGGGGCTTTGCCGCCCCCTGCCGCTTCTTCGCCGTGGATGTACCCGGCGGAGCGCTGGTGGGGGCCATCGAGCCCATGCTCATGACCATCATGCCCGGGGTGATGGGCTCGCCCGCGGTGGCCATGCTCCAGGAGGCCAAGAAGACCATCACCGAGGTGCTGGAGAGCACCGGAGGGGTACCGTACCGTCCGGGACAGTAA
- a CDS encoding FAD-dependent oxidoreductase, translated as MSKLNRRQLLKAGAALTAASALGNGAKAQQEFYATPPTLLPARRTARVVVVGGGWAGTTVARKLKQQRPEAEVVLVEPKPLFMSCPMSNLFLAGIKPLEFLVFDYTQVVKDGVVFIQERVLDINRDRRLVRTTGGYLAYDFLVLAPGIAYMYEAIPGYAEVSHLLPVGFKPFEHVALRRMLDQFDETGGELVMYIPNPPYRCPPGPYERAAMLAWRLKTKGVKGKVIVLDANPQPISKAPGFLAAYNDLYKEYLEYIPNTRVTGLDYGKKLVKTELGEVPFTLADLIPPMKAAEIVRQVGLGERWANVQLPYFLSEKDERVYLVGDITGNTPYPKSGMIAYVSGNIVARHIGQRLGGKALAEIPPELPTNICYSFVDSEEAIWVSANYSWDQAAQQIKSQSSVDNQRSAANGSAAYGWAQSLWQDMFGPRA; from the coding sequence ATGTCCAAGCTCAACCGCCGCCAGCTGCTCAAAGCAGGGGCCGCCCTCACCGCGGCCAGCGCCCTAGGCAACGGAGCCAAAGCCCAGCAGGAGTTCTACGCCACTCCCCCCACCCTGCTCCCGGCCCGCCGCACGGCCCGGGTGGTGGTGGTGGGCGGGGGCTGGGCGGGCACCACCGTGGCCCGCAAGCTCAAGCAGCAGCGCCCTGAGGCCGAGGTGGTGCTCGTCGAGCCGAAGCCCCTGTTCATGTCCTGCCCCATGTCCAACCTCTTCCTGGCGGGGATCAAGCCCCTGGAGTTTTTGGTCTTCGACTACACCCAAGTGGTCAAGGATGGGGTGGTCTTCATCCAGGAGCGGGTGCTGGACATCAACCGCGACCGGCGGCTGGTCCGGACCACGGGCGGCTACCTGGCCTATGACTTTTTGGTCCTGGCCCCGGGGATCGCCTACATGTACGAGGCCATCCCCGGCTACGCCGAGGTGAGCCACCTCCTGCCGGTGGGGTTCAAGCCCTTCGAGCACGTGGCCCTGCGCCGCATGCTGGACCAGTTCGACGAGACCGGCGGGGAGCTGGTCATGTACATCCCCAACCCCCCCTACCGCTGCCCCCCCGGGCCCTACGAGCGGGCGGCCATGCTGGCCTGGCGGCTCAAAACCAAAGGGGTAAAGGGCAAGGTCATCGTGCTGGACGCCAACCCCCAGCCCATCTCCAAGGCCCCCGGCTTCCTCGCGGCCTACAACGACCTCTACAAGGAGTATTTGGAGTACATCCCCAACACCCGCGTCACCGGCCTGGACTACGGGAAGAAGCTGGTGAAGACCGAGCTGGGGGAGGTGCCTTTTACCCTGGCCGACCTGATCCCCCCCATGAAGGCCGCGGAGATCGTGCGGCAGGTGGGGCTGGGCGAGCGCTGGGCCAACGTGCAACTCCCCTACTTCCTCTCCGAGAAGGACGAGCGGGTCTATTTGGTGGGGGACATCACCGGCAACACCCCTTACCCCAAGAGCGGCATGATCGCCTACGTCTCCGGCAACATCGTAGCCCGGCACATCGGCCAGCGGCTGGGGGGCAAGGCCCTGGCCGAGATCCCTCCGGAGCTGCCCACCAACATCTGCTACTCCTTTGTCGACTCCGAGGAGGCCATCTGGGTCTCGGCCAACTACTCCTGGGACCAGGCGGCCCAGCAGATCAAGTCCCAAAGCAGCGTGGACAACCAGCGCTCCGCGGCCAACGGCAGCGCCGCCTACGGCTGGGCCCAGAGCCTGTGGCAGGACATGTTCGGTCCGCGGGCGTGA